The Algoriphagus sanaruensis genome window below encodes:
- a CDS encoding protein-tyrosine-phosphatase, with the protein MKRKTLDPKLEQTIKIANELPISSDRKAVLEVLIQYIQKKVDQGEEVNLNFICTHNSRRSQFSQIWAKTAADLYGIPANCYSGGVEVTAFNERAVNSLKRSGFRISCKENGSNPIYLLSYSENSEPILAFSKLYDDPINKASRFAAVMTCDHADENCPFIPGTEQRIPVRYEDPKAFDDTELESSKYDERSQQIASEMLYVFSQVKNKI; encoded by the coding sequence ATGAAAAGAAAAACGCTTGATCCCAAATTGGAACAAACTATCAAAATAGCCAATGAACTTCCCATTTCTTCCGACCGCAAAGCCGTTTTAGAGGTTCTGATCCAATACATTCAGAAAAAAGTTGACCAAGGCGAGGAGGTCAATCTCAATTTCATCTGCACGCACAATTCCCGTAGGAGTCAGTTTTCACAGATTTGGGCAAAAACAGCTGCAGATCTATATGGCATTCCGGCAAATTGTTATTCTGGTGGAGTAGAAGTGACGGCCTTTAACGAACGAGCAGTCAATTCCCTGAAGCGGAGTGGGTTTCGGATTTCTTGCAAAGAAAATGGCTCGAATCCGATTTATCTTTTGTCATATTCAGAGAATAGCGAACCGATACTTGCATTTTCAAAACTCTATGATGATCCGATCAACAAAGCCTCTCGATTTGCAGCGGTGATGACCTGTGATCATGCCGATGAAAACTGCCCATTCATCCCTGGTACGGAACAACGGATTCCTGTTCGTTACGAAGATCCCAAGGCTTTTGACGATACTGAACTGGAATCTTCCAAATACGATGAACGTTCTCAGCAAATTGCATCTGAAATGCTTTATGTTTTTTCTCAGGTGAAAAATAAGATTTGA
- a CDS encoding VOC family protein, whose protein sequence is MSSSSSIHPCLWFDHQAPEAVEFYCSLFPESRITGKNEFTFQFELMGTHIQALNGGPMYQQTPACSYFVYCGEQASIEELYQELKKGRQVIFPLDSYPWSSRYAWVTDRFGTNWQLDIDPIRSPQKIVPCLLFVNDKRTRVKEAIEFYFDVFSNSRSLMEAPLPDSEDLLFAQIKLDQFILNLMSSPESHDYDFTPANSLVITCPSQAEIDYFWEKLGEGGQFQRCGWLKDRFGVSWQIVPADLGKILADPQNGKKSMEALLSMEKLLIEKLKNPF, encoded by the coding sequence ATGTCCAGCTCTAGCTCCATCCACCCCTGTCTTTGGTTTGATCATCAAGCTCCAGAGGCAGTGGAGTTTTACTGCTCTTTATTCCCCGAATCCAGAATTACGGGGAAAAATGAGTTCACTTTTCAATTTGAGCTGATGGGTACCCACATTCAGGCCTTAAATGGTGGGCCAATGTACCAACAGACTCCTGCATGCTCCTACTTTGTCTATTGTGGGGAACAGGCCTCCATTGAAGAATTATATCAGGAGTTGAAAAAAGGAAGACAGGTGATTTTTCCGCTTGATTCTTATCCTTGGAGTTCGAGATATGCTTGGGTTACGGATCGCTTTGGGACCAATTGGCAATTGGATATAGACCCGATTCGTTCTCCACAAAAGATTGTTCCCTGCTTGCTATTTGTGAACGACAAACGGACTCGAGTAAAAGAGGCGATCGAGTTTTACTTTGACGTCTTTTCAAACAGTCGCTCGCTCATGGAGGCCCCCTTACCTGACTCTGAAGATTTATTATTTGCTCAAATCAAACTTGACCAATTTATTTTAAACTTGATGAGCAGTCCAGAATCCCATGATTATGACTTTACGCCTGCTAATTCACTAGTGATTACTTGTCCTTCTCAAGCTGAAATTGATTATTTCTGGGAAAAGCTGGGAGAAGGAGGGCAATTTCAACGATGTGGCTGGTTAAAGGATAGGTTTGGAGTCTCCTGGCAAATTGTACCTGCAGATTTGGGAAAAATACTCGCTGATCCCCAAAACGGGAAAAAATCTATGGAAGCCCTACTTTCCATGGAAAAATTACTGATCGAAAAGCTTAAAAATCCTTTTTAA
- a CDS encoding arsenite methyltransferase, translating into MDQEQKLKEVVRERYGKIAEQGKAENAASCCGATSPSTKVYNIMMDDYSGTDGYLEDADLGLGCGLPTQFAHIQKGDVVIDLGSGAGNDCFVARHETGPEGKVIGIDFTPAMIKKARANAEKLGYNNVEFREGDIDQMPVNDQVADVVVSNCVLNLVPNKEKVIREIYRVLKPGGHFSISDIVLIGDLPEALRQDAEMYAGCVAGAIQKSDYLSFIEQAGFQSIQIQKEKIITLPDDILEKYLSQEEIQQFLSKQTGIFSITVYAEKPGEKIKKPKLSLEQLQSSSSCAPGSGCC; encoded by the coding sequence ATGGATCAAGAACAAAAATTGAAGGAAGTAGTGCGAGAGCGCTATGGGAAAATCGCTGAGCAAGGAAAAGCTGAAAATGCGGCTTCCTGCTGTGGAGCGACTTCACCTTCCACTAAAGTATATAACATCATGATGGACGATTACTCCGGAACCGATGGGTATTTGGAGGATGCGGATTTGGGGCTGGGCTGTGGCTTACCAACCCAATTTGCTCACATCCAAAAAGGAGACGTAGTGATCGATTTGGGATCTGGCGCTGGAAATGATTGCTTTGTGGCGAGACATGAGACTGGTCCTGAGGGCAAAGTGATCGGAATCGATTTTACCCCAGCGATGATTAAAAAAGCTAGGGCAAACGCCGAAAAGCTCGGTTACAACAATGTCGAGTTTAGAGAAGGTGATATCGACCAAATGCCAGTTAATGATCAGGTCGCCGATGTGGTAGTCAGCAATTGTGTGCTCAATCTGGTACCTAATAAAGAAAAGGTCATCCGTGAAATTTACCGTGTACTGAAGCCTGGAGGACATTTCAGCATTTCAGATATCGTGTTGATTGGAGATTTGCCTGAGGCCTTAAGACAGGATGCAGAAATGTATGCGGGATGTGTGGCAGGTGCGATTCAAAAATCCGATTACTTATCGTTTATTGAACAGGCTGGATTTCAGTCCATTCAAATTCAAAAAGAAAAGATCATCACCTTGCCCGATGATATTTTGGAAAAGTATCTTTCTCAAGAGGAAATTCAGCAATTCTTATCCAAGCAAACTGGGATTTTCAGTATCACCGTGTATGCTGAAAAGCCGGGAGAAAAAATCAAAAAACCGAAACTTAGTCTAGAGCAGTTGCAGTCTTCTTCTTCTTGCGCTCCAGGCTCTGGTTGTTGTTAA
- a CDS encoding SRPBCC family protein, with product MEKTEITISALVEAPIQKVWDYWTQGEHIQGWNFASEDWHCPDSNIDLRVGGEFHSTMAAKDGSFSFDFWGTYHEIEPHRIIRSTLGDGRKLEVIFESQGDQVLVTEVFEAEGQNPVELQRQGWQAILNNFKKYCEK from the coding sequence ATGGAAAAGACAGAAATAACTATTTCGGCACTGGTGGAAGCGCCTATTCAAAAAGTATGGGACTATTGGACCCAAGGGGAGCATATTCAAGGTTGGAATTTTGCCTCAGAAGATTGGCATTGTCCTGATTCCAACATCGACCTCAGGGTTGGAGGTGAATTTCACTCCACGATGGCTGCCAAAGACGGGAGCTTTAGCTTTGATTTTTGGGGAACCTACCATGAAATAGAACCGCATCGAATTATTCGAAGCACCCTCGGTGATGGACGAAAATTGGAGGTGATTTTTGAATCTCAAGGCGACCAAGTGCTAGTAACTGAAGTTTTTGAGGCAGAAGGACAAAATCCAGTCGAGCTCCAACGTCAAGGTTGGCAGGCCATTTTGAATAATTTCAAAAAATACTGCGAAAAATAA
- a CDS encoding ArsR/SmtB family transcription factor — protein MGVTQVHLYTEEQNKMALLAKAIGHPARIAILEHMIKTKSCINGDLVLEIGLAQATISQHLRELKDAGIIQGTIDGNRVNYCINPENWKEISSLFQSFFDSYSNCASPACT, from the coding sequence ATGGGAGTTACGCAAGTACATTTATATACCGAGGAGCAAAATAAAATGGCTCTGCTCGCTAAAGCGATCGGCCATCCTGCACGTATTGCTATTCTCGAGCATATGATTAAAACCAAATCCTGCATTAATGGAGATTTGGTGCTGGAAATTGGATTGGCTCAGGCTACAATTTCCCAACACTTACGGGAATTAAAGGATGCGGGGATTATTCAGGGAACCATCGATGGCAATCGTGTCAATTATTGTATCAATCCTGAAAACTGGAAGGAAATCTCTTCCCTTTTCCAATCCTTTTTTGATTCCTACTCCAATTGTGCTAGTCCCGCATGCACCTGA
- a CDS encoding AAA family ATPase gives MHQEKIAEVIQEVKKVVVGQDKMVNRLLIGLFTNGHILLEGVPGLAKTLTVNTLAKVLHLDFNRIQFTPDLLPADLIGTMIYNQQTASFEVKKGPIFSNLILADEVNRSPAKVQSALLEAMQEKQVTIGETTFPLDRPFLVLATQNPVDQEGTYPLPEAQVDRFMMKVHIDYPSKADELEVMRRMANMSFDSQVRPILTKQDIFDIRSQINAVNIAEPLEHYIIELVFATRFPQQYGLKEEAKYIMFGVSPRASINLNLAAKAIAYLDGRDYVLPEDIKEIAEDVLNHRILLNYEAEADNVDSRKLVRTLLEKVPINKSVTLK, from the coding sequence ATGCATCAGGAAAAAATCGCCGAAGTCATACAGGAAGTAAAGAAAGTAGTGGTTGGACAGGATAAGATGGTCAATCGATTACTGATTGGTCTGTTTACCAATGGACACATTCTCCTCGAAGGGGTGCCTGGATTGGCTAAGACCCTGACGGTAAATACGCTCGCCAAAGTACTTCATTTAGACTTTAATAGAATCCAGTTCACTCCAGATTTGCTTCCGGCTGATTTGATCGGAACCATGATTTATAATCAGCAGACAGCTTCTTTCGAAGTGAAGAAAGGTCCTATATTCTCAAATCTCATCTTAGCAGATGAGGTTAACCGATCTCCAGCAAAAGTGCAATCGGCCCTATTGGAAGCGATGCAAGAAAAGCAGGTAACCATTGGGGAGACTACCTTTCCATTGGATCGGCCTTTTTTGGTATTGGCCACTCAAAATCCCGTGGATCAGGAAGGAACGTATCCACTTCCTGAGGCGCAAGTGGACCGTTTTATGATGAAGGTTCACATTGATTATCCTTCCAAAGCAGACGAACTTGAAGTCATGCGAAGAATGGCCAATATGTCATTTGACTCTCAAGTAAGACCAATTTTGACCAAGCAGGACATCTTTGATATTCGATCTCAGATCAATGCGGTCAATATTGCAGAGCCTTTGGAGCATTATATTATCGAGTTGGTATTTGCCACCCGATTCCCGCAACAGTACGGACTCAAGGAAGAGGCTAAATACATCATGTTTGGTGTTTCTCCGAGAGCAAGTATCAATTTAAACCTGGCCGCCAAGGCAATTGCCTATTTGGATGGCCGCGATTATGTATTGCCTGAGGATATTAAAGAGATTGCTGAGGACGTCTTGAATCACCGTATTTTGCTGAATTACGAGGCGGAAGCAGATAATGTAGACTCCAGAAAGCTAGTTAGAACCCTATTGGAAAAGGTGCCGATTAACAAGTCGGTAACATTGAAATAA
- a CDS encoding response regulator, with amino-acid sequence MKILLVDDHRILLDGLKFLIQNLEGISEIQTAHRVEDALVLLQSEPVDLIVSDISIPEMGGIAFAQKVKKQYPQTKIIFLSMHEEPYRVKEALSIGVEGYVLKKSAHEELVKALREVCNGGMYFSLEIQKILIQRMRFPEDERILTDREKEVLTLIFEEFSNKEIGEKLHISERTVETHRKNIYQKTKTNTLVGLLKFAIENNLISTLN; translated from the coding sequence ATGAAAATTTTATTAGTGGACGATCATCGGATTCTCCTGGATGGGCTCAAATTTCTAATTCAAAATCTGGAAGGAATCTCGGAAATCCAGACAGCTCACAGGGTGGAAGACGCACTGGTTTTACTTCAATCAGAGCCTGTGGATTTAATTGTTTCTGATATTTCTATTCCTGAAATGGGAGGAATAGCCTTTGCTCAAAAGGTCAAAAAACAATATCCTCAGACCAAGATCATTTTTCTCAGCATGCATGAAGAGCCTTATCGAGTTAAAGAAGCCTTGTCGATCGGGGTGGAAGGGTATGTATTAAAAAAGTCTGCTCATGAAGAGCTTGTCAAAGCTTTGCGAGAGGTATGCAATGGAGGAATGTATTTCAGCCTAGAAATTCAGAAAATTCTCATTCAACGCATGCGTTTTCCCGAGGATGAGCGAATCCTTACCGATCGTGAAAAAGAGGTGTTGACATTGATTTTTGAAGAATTTTCGAACAAAGAGATCGGAGAAAAACTCCATATTTCCGAGCGAACTGTAGAAACTCATCGGAAGAATATCTACCAAAAAACAAAGACCAACACATTGGTTGGTCTTTTGAAGTTTGCGATAGAAAATAACTTGATTTCAACACTGAATTAA
- a CDS encoding pseudouridine synthase gives MHRYFIIYKPFGILSQFTGEEEGTLASVGDFPKEVYPVGRLDKDSEGLLLLTDDKWLNHHLLNPRFGHQRTYLAQVEGIPTPEALKELGKGVTITVDGSPYSTKPAIAKLVEQEPELPERNPPIRYRAAIPTSWISLTLIEGKNRQVRKMTAAVGFPTLRLVRFSMEKISIEGFQVGEIREFEQDWIYRKLGLTGFAKTKKR, from the coding sequence TTGCATCGCTATTTTATTATCTATAAACCTTTCGGTATCCTGTCCCAGTTTACTGGCGAGGAAGAAGGGACTTTAGCTTCAGTAGGAGACTTCCCAAAAGAAGTATATCCTGTGGGGAGACTGGACAAAGACTCCGAAGGCCTTTTGCTTCTCACGGATGATAAATGGCTCAATCATCATCTTCTCAATCCTAGATTTGGACATCAACGTACCTATTTAGCTCAGGTGGAGGGAATCCCGACGCCTGAAGCACTAAAAGAACTTGGAAAAGGGGTGACGATTACGGTCGATGGGAGTCCTTATTCCACGAAACCAGCCATTGCAAAATTAGTGGAACAAGAGCCTGAACTTCCCGAGCGAAACCCTCCAATCCGATACCGAGCTGCCATTCCAACTTCTTGGATTTCCTTGACTTTGATCGAGGGAAAAAATCGCCAGGTTCGTAAGATGACCGCAGCCGTTGGATTCCCAACCTTGAGGCTGGTTAGGTTTTCGATGGAGAAAATTTCGATAGAAGGTTTTCAGGTGGGAGAGATAAGAGAATTTGAACAAGATTGGATCTATCGAAAGTTGGGCTTGACAGGATTTGCAAAAACAAAAAAGAGGTAG
- a CDS encoding tetratricopeptide repeat-containing sensor histidine kinase: MKRILLLPFLLATIFSTRYSLAFQGIQQDSLEQVFQNQELSDSIRYRAIQQLTFSMIFSEGERAKTKIQEVLNTAEMEVGRSRIYFEILQNLGIYYDVNQQTDSSLIIFSQILEESKKQGWKGLEQRSLNNLGMNRLNSSDYRAAIEYFSQSLEISRKDPDAKEANFVASISNLGLANQELELYDQAITYHQEALAIRERLNDPNGIAISCANLGICHRLMGKEKEAESYYQRAIENAKIAGNKVLFHRVHDNLGSLYIGQKNFEKGLLMLEIALDNSDGFTPDPKMELSITSNAAAAHIHLGQTDKALEFANRGLRILDANPDLVNYSLTLKNTLAKIYFRKGDFEKGNAYLEEYEQLNKKVFDQENVKLLTDLQVKYDLEKKENQIALQNAEILEQNATLQRNYFAFIALGLLLILIVAVFVFYQNRNKRKRQLLLIDRELKIKEAYIQASLESQEQERRRMAQDLHDGFGQYISALRMYVSQLKSDQAKEELKSELVSRTDSVLDEMSKEISNVVYDLMPATLIRFGLIAALEDLSHRINAGQKVNLQIDAEDLPNRMDELVEINLFRICQEWINNVLKYAKAQHILVTISQAEGFARLQILDDGQGFDSGVFQHSKRNGWKNITTRTELLSGKLELLTQEGQQGTSLSITFPYLHRAN, translated from the coding sequence TTGAAGCGAATACTACTACTACCTTTTCTTCTGGCTACTATTTTTTCCACGCGGTATTCTTTGGCTTTTCAAGGAATTCAGCAGGATAGTTTGGAGCAAGTTTTTCAGAATCAAGAACTTTCGGATTCGATCCGGTACCGGGCTATTCAGCAGCTTACATTTTCGATGATCTTCAGTGAAGGGGAAAGAGCAAAAACCAAAATTCAGGAGGTCTTAAATACTGCTGAAATGGAAGTTGGGAGATCGAGAATTTATTTTGAAATCCTCCAAAATCTGGGGATTTACTATGATGTCAATCAGCAGACGGATAGCTCACTGATTATTTTTTCGCAGATTCTTGAAGAAAGTAAAAAGCAGGGGTGGAAGGGGCTCGAGCAACGATCGCTGAACAATTTGGGGATGAACCGACTCAATTCTTCGGATTATCGGGCAGCTATTGAGTATTTTTCACAATCCCTTGAAATCAGCAGAAAGGATCCAGATGCCAAAGAGGCCAATTTTGTCGCCAGTATTTCAAATTTAGGTTTGGCCAATCAGGAATTAGAATTGTATGATCAAGCCATCACCTATCACCAAGAAGCATTGGCTATTCGGGAGCGGCTCAATGATCCAAACGGAATCGCAATTTCTTGTGCAAATTTAGGAATCTGTCATCGGTTAATGGGAAAAGAAAAAGAAGCAGAATCTTATTATCAAAGAGCAATCGAAAATGCTAAAATCGCGGGGAATAAGGTTCTTTTTCACCGTGTTCATGATAATTTGGGTAGTCTTTACATTGGACAAAAAAACTTTGAAAAGGGACTTTTGATGCTTGAGATTGCACTTGATAATTCTGATGGGTTTACGCCTGACCCTAAAATGGAACTCAGTATCACTAGCAATGCAGCTGCTGCTCATATTCATCTAGGACAAACGGACAAAGCATTAGAATTTGCCAATCGTGGACTCCGGATATTGGATGCTAATCCTGATTTGGTGAATTATTCCCTCACTTTAAAAAACACCTTAGCCAAGATTTATTTTCGAAAAGGTGATTTTGAAAAAGGAAATGCCTACCTCGAAGAATATGAGCAACTCAACAAGAAAGTATTTGATCAGGAAAATGTAAAACTGCTCACCGATCTGCAGGTGAAGTACGACTTGGAGAAAAAGGAAAATCAAATTGCCCTCCAAAACGCCGAAATTCTAGAACAGAATGCGACTCTTCAGCGAAATTATTTTGCATTTATCGCTTTAGGACTCTTGCTTATATTAATTGTTGCGGTATTTGTATTCTACCAAAACCGAAACAAACGAAAGCGCCAACTTTTACTAATCGATCGGGAATTGAAAATTAAAGAAGCCTACATTCAAGCCTCGCTCGAATCCCAAGAACAGGAGCGCCGTCGAATGGCCCAGGACCTGCATGATGGCTTTGGGCAATACATTTCTGCGCTTCGGATGTATGTGTCCCAGCTGAAAAGTGATCAGGCTAAGGAGGAACTTAAAAGCGAACTCGTCAGCAGGACCGACTCGGTCTTGGATGAAATGTCAAAAGAAATCAGCAATGTCGTATATGATCTGATGCCCGCGACTCTAATTCGATTTGGATTGATCGCTGCGCTGGAGGATTTGTCTCATCGAATTAATGCAGGACAGAAAGTCAATCTTCAAATTGACGCAGAAGATCTTCCCAACCGCATGGATGAACTTGTCGAAATTAACCTTTTTCGTATCTGCCAGGAGTGGATTAACAATGTGCTTAAATACGCTAAAGCCCAGCATATTTTAGTTACTATTTCGCAGGCTGAAGGATTTGCAAGACTCCAGATACTAGATGATGGTCAAGGGTTTGATTCCGGTGTTTTTCAGCATAGCAAGCGAAATGGATGGAAAAATATCACTACTCGGACAGAATTGCTGAGTGGAAAATTAGAGCTTTTAACTCAGGAAGGTCAGCAAGGCACATCGCTCTCGATTACGTTCCCCTATCTTCATCGAGCCAATTAA